From a single Mangifera indica cultivar Alphonso chromosome 19, CATAS_Mindica_2.1, whole genome shotgun sequence genomic region:
- the LOC123203443 gene encoding disease resistance protein RPV1-like: MASSSSSSQVKYDVFLSFRGEDTRDNFTSHLKDALCGRKIVTFIDDQLVRGDEISPSLLNAISGSKISIIIFSKGYASSTWCLQELVEILNCRRMYGQIVIPVFYHVDPSDVRKQTGTYGDAFDQYEVKYMEEKEMLQRWRNALTEAANLSGVVSNSIRPESELVDTITECILEGLDDKSYSHNKNLVGVAVKIRKIKSLLSDQSSKVCKLGLWGMGGIGKTTLAEAVFNEISSQFEASYFARNVREASNINQLRRLQKEFLYAILGDRHLDIRNTSTKKRLGRKRVLTVFDDVADSKQIKELIEDLEDLGFGSQIIITTRDKQVLTICGLDDSTIYKVEGLGSKESLRLFKQHAFKQNHRIDAVCLMLSEKVISYTEGLPLALEVLGSHLLGRGKLEWYSALEDLQKSPDEVIQKVLKMSYDELSDEEKTLFLNIACFFKGCDKYQVGKFTSHNRIRVLVDKALISILFTTIEMHDLIQEMGREIVRQESITKLGQRSRLWHHEDVDRVLEKNMGTDKVRGMLFEMAEMRKIHLNPHTFSEMANLRLLIVKNLYWRCNNEVHGFDSIEFDFSELECLCWDYYPFPSLPLKFDLDNLVVLKMQNNNLKQLWTGIKNLACLKYIDLSHSRHLLEVPDLSKASNLERLILRDCTSLVNLPIGIQSRSLRDVFLFGCSNLNTAPRVSGNMERLCLDGTAIKTLSFSIESPSRLVELNLKNCLSLESLPNSLCNLTSLQKLDLSGLSNLKMVPEFPPEIQELYLDGTAVKELFSSIGKVSSLRRLSLRNCSSLESLPSSLCNSNLKMVPEFPPEILELYLDGTAVKELSSSIGKISSLIRLSLRNCSSLESLPSSLCNLTSLQQLDLSGSSNLKMVPEFPPEILELYLDGIAVKELSSSFGKVSSLIRLSLRNCSSLESLPNTIHKLKSLKYLCMSGCSKLERLPDDLGKLERLEAIEASGITVKELPSVIAVLSALQFLKRLELNYCSITELPNNIDNLPLLVDLELEGNNFESIPTNIMNLSKLQSLNIRFCDRLQSLPKLPRNIKELLADGCKLLKELSGFTNLITPGPDRRSLSLFNCVSLD; the protein is encoded by the exons ATGgcttcgtcttcttcttcttctcaagtGAAGTATGATGTTTTCCTCAGTTTCAGAGGTGAGGACACTCGAGACAATTTTACCAGCCACCTCAAAGACGCGTTGTGTGGGAGAAAGATTGTTACTTTCATCGATGATCAACTTGTAAGAGGAGATGAGATATCACCATCTCTTTTGAATGCGATTAGTGGATCAAAGATTTCAATCATCATATTCTCGAAAGGTTATGCTTCTTCTACATGGTGCCTCCAAGAACTTGTAGAGATCCTCAATTGCAGGAGAATGTACGGTCAGATTGTGATTCCAGTGTTCTATCATGTAGATCCATCAGATGTAAGGAAGCAAACAGGGACTTATGGAGATGCATTTGACCAGTATGAAGTAAAATATATGGAGGAAAAAGAGATGTTGCAGAGATGGAGGAATGCTTTGACGGAAGCAGCCAATCTATCTGGCGTTGTTTCAAATTCCATCAG GCCTGAATCGGAACTTGTTGACACAATTACTGAATGTATTTTGGAGGGTTTGGATGATAAGTCTTATAGCCATAATAAGAACTTGGTTGGAGTAGCAGTGAAGATCCggaaaattaaatctttattgTCTGATCAGTCAAGTAAAGTATGCAAGTTAGGACTTTGGGGTATGGGTGGCATAGGCAAGACGACTCTTGCTGAAGCAGTCTTCAATGAAATCTCAAGTCAATTTGAAGCTTCGTATTTTGCTCGAAATGTTAGGGAAGCATCAAATATAAATCAACTGCGTCGTTTGCAAAAAGAATTTCTTTATGCAATATTAGGGGATAGACACCTTGATATAAGAAACACATCCACAAAAAAAAGGCTTGGACGTAAAAGAGTTCTTACTGTTTTTGATGATGTGGCAGAttcgaaacaaataaaagaattaattgaaGATCTTGAAGACTTGGGTTTTGGAAGTCAAATCATTATAACCACAAGGGATAAACAAGTGCTAACAATTTGTGGATTGGATGATTCTACCATATATAAGGTCGAAGGATTAGGTAGTAAAGAATCTCTTAGACTTTTTAAACAACATGCCTTCAAACAAAACCATCGAATTGATGCAGTTTGCTTGATGCTTTCAGAAAAAGTTATAAGTTATACAGAAGGTTTGCCTTTAGCTCTTGAAGTTTTAGGTAGCCATCTCCTTGGTAGAGGAAAACTTGAATGGTATAGTGCACTTGAAGATTTACAAAAATCTCCGGATGAGGTTATCCAAAAGGTGCTTAAGATGAGTTATGATGAATTATCTGATGAAGAGaagactttatttttaaatattgcaTGCTTCTTTAAAGGAtgtgataaatatcaagttggTAAATTTACTTCACATAATCGAATACGTGTTCTTGTTGATAAAGCTCTTATATCTATTCTATTTACCACAATAGAAATGCATGATTTGATTCAAGAGATGGGTCGAGAAATTGTCCGACAAGAGTCAATCACTAAACTTGGCCAACGCAGTCGATTGTGGCATCATGAAGATGTAGATCGAGTATTGgaaaaaaatatg GGAACTGACAAAGTGAGAGGTATGCTCTTTGAAATGGCTGAAATGAGAAAGATCCACTTAAATCCTCATACTTTCTCAGAGATGGCTAATCTAAGACTCCTTATAGTAAAAAACTTATATTGGAGATGCAATAATGAAGTTCATGGTTTTGACagcattgaatttgatttctcaGAGTTAGAATGCCTCTGTTGGGATTATTATCCCTTCCCATCGTTGCCTTTGAAATTTGATCTTGATAACCTTGTTGTACTTAAGATGCAAAACAATAATCTTAAACAACTATGGACGGGCATCAAG AATCTTGCTTGTTTAAAATACATTGACCTAAGTCACTCAAGACATCTACTTGAAGTCCCAGACCTTTCAAAGGCTTCAAATCTAGAGCGGTTGATTCTAAGAGATTGCACAAGCCTTGTCAATCTTCCAATTGGCATTCAATCAAGGTCTTTAAGAGATGTTTTTCTCTTTGGCTGCTCTAATCTCAACACTGCTCCAAGGGTATCAGGTAATATGGAAAGATTGTGTTTGGATGGAACTGCAATAAAAACCTTATCGTTTTCCATAGAAAGCCCTTCCAGACTAGTTGAACTGAATCTTAAGAACTGCttaagccttgaaagtcttccaaacagcctttgtaatttgacGTCTCTTCAAAAGCTTGATCTCTCTGGTTTGTCtaatctaaagatggttccagAGTTCCCACCTGAGATCCAagagttgtatttagatggaactgcGGTGAAAGAATTGTTttcatcgattgggaaagtatcatctctgagaagattaagtcttagaaattgttcaagccttgaaagtcttccaagtagcctttgtaat tctaatctaaagatggttccagagttcccacctgagatcctagagttgtatttagatggaactgcagtaaaagaattgtcttcatcaaTTGGGAAAATATCATCTCTGATAagattaagtcttagaaattgttcaagccttgaaagtcttccaagcagcctttgtaatttgacatctcttcaacagcttgatctctctggttcgtcaaatctaaagatggttccagAGTTTCCACCTGAGATCctagagttgtatttagatggaattgcagtaaaagaattgtcttcatcgtttgggaaagtatcatctctgataagattaagtcttagaaattgttcaagccttgaaagtcttccaaacACCATTCATAAGCTGAAATCTCTGAAATATCTTTGTATGTCGGGTTGTTCAAAACTTGAAAGATTGCCTGATGACTTGGGAAAGTTAGAGAGGTTGGAAGCAATTGAAGCTAGTGGAATTACTGTTAAAGAGCTGCCTTCAGTTATCGCTGTTCTATCAGCTTTGCAATTTTTAAAGAGATTAGAGTTGAATTACTGCAGTATTACAGAGTTACCCAATAATATTGACAATCTGCCCTTACTCGTAGATCTAGAATTGGAAGGAAACAATTTTGAGAGCATCCCAACAAACATCATGAACCTTTCCAAGTTACAAAGCCTTAACATAAGGTTTTGTGATAGGCTTCAATCCTTACCAAAGCTTCCACGCAATATAAAAGAACTTCTAGCAGATGGTTGCAAATTGCTGAAAGAATTATCAGGTTTTACAAATCTAATAACTCCAGGACCTGATAGAAGGTCACTGAGCTTGTTCAATTGTGTCAGTTTGGATTAG